From the genome of Chania multitudinisentens RB-25, one region includes:
- a CDS encoding GntR family transcriptional regulator has translation MFESDGLPLYLRIKGIILQRIITFTYDDKLPGELLLADEFKVARGTIKQAIDSLASIGMVYREQGKGTFINRDALHKYYTDLPDVLVTFNSVMPVKVEILSLLSTMANQEVADRMQLDLGSQLMRLERLFIQEEQVMGHSITYLNGRVYNDLSHIDESSSLYEQLRETFGYSPTKATERYLPVICDAKLASLLDLEQNSALFRIERIASNLDDVVLEYSITHTQNATLSLQIIANQSVVNQQWNCTINKEQ, from the coding sequence ATGTTTGAGTCGGACGGACTCCCTCTGTATCTCAGGATAAAAGGCATCATCCTGCAACGGATCATCACCTTTACCTACGACGATAAACTGCCCGGCGAGCTGTTGCTCGCCGATGAGTTCAAGGTTGCCCGCGGTACTATCAAACAGGCGATAGATTCGTTGGCCAGCATCGGCATGGTGTATCGGGAGCAGGGTAAAGGCACCTTTATTAATCGTGATGCGTTGCACAAATATTATACCGACCTGCCGGATGTTCTGGTGACCTTCAACTCGGTCATGCCGGTTAAGGTAGAGATCCTGTCCCTGTTATCGACAATGGCCAACCAAGAGGTGGCCGACCGGATGCAGCTGGATTTGGGTAGCCAACTGATGCGCCTTGAACGGTTGTTTATACAAGAGGAGCAGGTGATGGGCCATTCGATCACTTACTTGAATGGCCGGGTGTATAACGATCTGAGCCATATTGATGAAAGTAGCTCGTTGTATGAACAGCTACGCGAAACGTTCGGTTATTCCCCAACCAAAGCGACTGAGCGCTATTTGCCGGTTATCTGCGATGCCAAATTGGCCAGCTTGCTGGACCTGGAACAAAACAGCGCTTTGTTCAGGATTGAACGCATCGCCAGTAATCTGGATGATGTGGTGCTTGAGTACAGCATCACGCATACCCAGAATGCCACGCTGTCGTTACAGATTATTGCCAATCAGAGTGTGGTAAATCAGCAGTGGAACTGTACCATCAATAAAGAGCAATGA
- a CDS encoding sugar isomerase domain-containing protein produces the protein MSKALTQYYQQIRQKLAQLEQQPDTLKCAAKVMAETVLADRNLFVFGASHAGILAEEMSYRAGGLAIVNPLFTPALMLNVRPLTLTSAVENVEGLGRVLVEQSPLQAGDTLLVHSVSGRNAITIDVALAARACGAKVIAITSLATAARVTSRHSSGKLLVDIADITIDNQCEYGDAAVSLPGLAQKAAPLSTIMGATIANSLVLQICELMQEKQRTPPILASANIDGNQKINQDILDAYRSQIHYL, from the coding sequence ATGAGCAAGGCATTGACTCAGTATTACCAACAAATCCGGCAGAAGCTGGCCCAGTTGGAGCAGCAGCCTGATACGTTAAAATGCGCGGCGAAAGTTATGGCAGAGACGGTGCTAGCCGATCGCAACCTGTTTGTTTTCGGAGCTAGCCACGCGGGGATTCTGGCGGAGGAAATGAGTTACCGTGCGGGTGGGTTGGCCATCGTTAATCCGCTGTTTACGCCCGCTTTGATGCTCAACGTCCGGCCATTGACGCTGACCAGCGCGGTGGAAAACGTGGAGGGGCTGGGGCGGGTGCTGGTTGAACAGTCGCCGTTGCAAGCGGGGGATACGCTGCTGGTGCACTCGGTTTCTGGTCGCAATGCCATTACTATTGATGTTGCTCTGGCTGCGCGGGCCTGTGGTGCCAAGGTGATCGCCATCACCAGTTTAGCCACGGCGGCGCGCGTAACTTCGCGCCACTCCAGCGGCAAGCTGTTGGTGGATATCGCGGATATCACCATCGATAACCAATGCGAGTATGGCGATGCTGCCGTTAGCCTGCCGGGGTTGGCCCAGAAGGCAGCGCCGCTATCGACCATCATGGGAGCAACCATCGCCAACAGCCTGGTGCTACAGATCTGCGAACTGATGCAGGAAAAACAGCGCACGCCACCGATCCTGGCGAGCGCAAACATAGACGGTAATCAGAAGATAAATCAGGATATACTTGACGCATATAGGAGCCAAATACACTACCTCTGA
- a CDS encoding PTS sugar transporter subunit IIA, which translates to MIVRQAISIDNPASNAAEAIQAAGQALCLAGACHPEYVQAMVASYQEFGPYFVIAPGLAMPHARPEQGAIKAQFSLVRLREPVVFGHAENDPVQVLLGLSATSSDRHIQLIQHIVTLLADEENLHTLMNSRDPEQLYQLITRVK; encoded by the coding sequence ATGATCGTTCGGCAAGCCATTAGTATTGATAACCCGGCCAGTAACGCGGCAGAGGCGATTCAGGCTGCGGGCCAGGCGCTTTGCCTGGCTGGTGCCTGTCACCCGGAATATGTTCAGGCGATGGTGGCCAGCTATCAGGAATTTGGCCCTTATTTTGTGATTGCGCCCGGTTTGGCTATGCCCCATGCCCGCCCGGAACAGGGGGCGATCAAGGCACAATTCAGCCTGGTACGGCTGCGCGAGCCGGTGGTGTTCGGCCATGCCGAGAACGATCCGGTGCAGGTTTTGCTAGGGCTGTCGGCTACCAGCAGTGACCGGCATATTCAACTGATCCAGCACATCGTAACTTTGCTGGCAGATGAAGAGAACCTGCATACGTTAATGAATTCACGCGATCCCGAGCAGTTGTATCAACTGATAACCCGCGTGAAATAA
- a CDS encoding ATP-dependent Clp protease proteolytic subunit: MEEKTEMSSPQRDAFLDERTFKSRTVLLFGQINDTVAYNVVKQLVALSDESSAPINFLICSPGGHVESGDVIHDVIRFISAPVNMIGSGWVGSAAINVFLSVPKERRFCLTNTRFLIHQPSGGIGGQATDVAIQAREIIRIRERIAALIAKETGQKQEKVLSDIERDFWMPVAEAIEYGLVSKSIVSDKEIA, encoded by the coding sequence ATGGAAGAAAAAACGGAAATGAGTTCTCCTCAGCGCGATGCCTTTTTGGATGAGAGAACGTTCAAGTCTCGAACTGTTCTGCTGTTTGGGCAAATCAACGATACGGTAGCGTACAATGTCGTCAAGCAGCTTGTGGCGCTTTCTGACGAATCCTCTGCGCCGATCAATTTCCTGATTTGTTCACCCGGCGGCCATGTGGAGTCGGGTGATGTGATCCACGATGTTATCCGCTTTATTAGTGCCCCGGTTAACATGATAGGCAGCGGTTGGGTAGGGAGTGCGGCGATTAATGTGTTCCTGTCTGTGCCAAAGGAACGTCGCTTCTGTTTAACAAACACACGTTTTCTGATCCATCAGCCTAGCGGTGGTATTGGCGGCCAGGCTACCGATGTTGCCATTCAGGCACGAGAAATTATCCGTATACGGGAACGCATTGCTGCTTTAATTGCGAAAGAGACTGGACAGAAACAGGAAAAAGTCTTGAGCGACATCGAACGCGATTTTTGGATGCCAGTAGCAGAAGCGATCGAGTATGGCTTGGTATCAAAATCCATTGTGAGCGACAAGGAAATAGCCTGA
- a CDS encoding creatininase family protein, giving the protein MKLHALNEQQAKQALAKAQIALLPLGAVEPHGDHLPLDTDNLLAERFCALLEKQLGEAALSLPVVSYSQVWSLRGHAGAIDIGHELLVQLLLALARNMAGYGIATTAVINAHYGNFDAIKAAARQLKEEGITLLSYSWAGMDHCVSQWRTSAVAYPGYMHADEIETSLMLALAPEHVDMTQARSHYPEFPENFRYQPVRWTEFSDYAVLGDPSCASQDKGQAFVQQALETTLASIRHHLSVGGSDDRSASH; this is encoded by the coding sequence TACCGCTGGGGGCGGTGGAACCCCATGGCGATCATCTACCGCTGGATACCGATAACTTGCTGGCTGAGCGATTTTGCGCCTTGTTAGAGAAGCAACTGGGCGAGGCCGCGCTCAGCCTGCCGGTGGTGTCCTACAGCCAGGTCTGGTCACTGCGTGGGCATGCGGGCGCGATCGATATTGGTCATGAGCTGCTGGTGCAACTGTTGCTGGCGCTGGCGCGCAACATGGCCGGTTACGGCATTGCCACCACGGCGGTGATTAATGCGCATTACGGTAATTTTGACGCCATCAAGGCTGCCGCCAGACAGTTGAAAGAAGAAGGCATTACGCTACTCAGCTATAGCTGGGCAGGTATGGATCACTGTGTCAGCCAATGGCGCACTTCTGCCGTGGCCTATCCCGGTTATATGCATGCGGATGAAATTGAAACCTCTCTGATGCTGGCATTGGCTCCCGAACACGTCGATATGACGCAGGCACGCTCACACTACCCTGAATTCCCAGAGAATTTTCGTTATCAGCCAGTGCGCTGGACCGAGTTTTCCGACTACGCGGTGCTGGGCGACCCAAGCTGCGCCAGCCAGGATAAAGGGCAGGCATTTGTGCAGCAGGCATTGGAAACCACTCTGGCCTCTATTCGCCACCATTTGAGTGTAGGGGGCAGCGATGATCGTTCGGCAAGCCATTAG
- a CDS encoding PTS sugar transporter subunit IIB has translation MKILTVCGLGMGSSLILKMNVESVLKQQGIQASVEHMDVSSAASANADLVITNAELVDNLRHLSCPVVIVNNYIDSKEIAQALEQAGILTRGA, from the coding sequence ATGAAAATTCTGACGGTGTGCGGTTTAGGGATGGGTTCCAGCCTGATCCTGAAAATGAACGTGGAGTCGGTGTTAAAACAGCAAGGGATTCAGGCTTCTGTGGAACATATGGATGTTTCTTCTGCGGCTTCGGCCAATGCCGATCTGGTGATCACCAATGCTGAATTGGTGGATAACCTACGGCATCTCTCTTGCCCGGTGGTGATTGTTAATAACTATATTGACAGCAAAGAGATCGCCCAGGCCCTGGAACAGGCCGGTATTCTGACGCGGGGAGCATAG
- the pnuC gene encoding nicotinamide riboside transporter PnuC: protein MSLVEMAASTTYAASVWMAARNNVHTWWIGIIGCLLYGWVFFSVQLYADVTLQIFFIASSIAGWVNWLKGNQGSAIPIRKTPGWRLAAFAFAALCVSSGYAYILHSFTNAWSPWLDSLIMTFSIMAQFMLMGRRIENWYAWLLVNTIAVPLYASRELYLTAGLYLIFWCNAWYGLYQWRREMKTL from the coding sequence ATGTCTTTGGTTGAAATGGCTGCGAGTACAACCTACGCGGCTTCAGTATGGATGGCTGCACGTAATAATGTACATACCTGGTGGATAGGTATTATTGGTTGTCTGTTGTACGGATGGGTATTTTTTTCTGTTCAGCTATACGCCGATGTAACGCTTCAGATCTTTTTTATTGCCAGCAGTATCGCGGGTTGGGTGAATTGGTTAAAAGGCAACCAGGGGAGCGCAATCCCCATCCGTAAAACCCCAGGATGGAGACTCGCTGCCTTTGCCTTCGCAGCGTTGTGTGTCTCATCAGGCTATGCTTATATCCTTCACAGTTTTACCAACGCTTGGTCCCCCTGGCTTGACTCATTGATCATGACATTCAGCATCATGGCGCAGTTTATGCTGATGGGGAGAAGGATTGAAAACTGGTATGCCTGGCTGCTGGTCAATACCATCGCAGTCCCTCTTTATGCTTCACGCGAGTTATATCTCACTGCTGGCCTCTATCTTATCTTTTGGTGTAATGCCTGGTACGGGCTTTATCAATGGCGCCGGGAGATGAAAACCCTATGA
- a CDS encoding PTS ascorbate transporter subunit IIC, translating to MSEFLGVLRWITVNIFGEASILIGLIVLLGLVLQGKPLADIVSGTLKGILGFLIIGAGAGIIVSALLIFQPIWTEVFGLSSMSLTNIIGQVHFTERYGSSVTIAIAGGFALNLLLARLTCFKYIYLTGHMMFWTTMIFAGVMVNSNPAISGLQLTLMLTVIMGLYWTLQPALVQPWVRKITGNDNVALGHTSASVALLGALFGQIFAANKISSEDIKVPKKLGFLRDSNVVTALTMSLLFFIGTFILQIKGTPKAAEILVQSGDLSFYIYALKQSLMFTGGIAVVLLGVRMFIGEMVPAFNGIGSRLVPGAKPALDCPILFNFAPNAVVLGFVGAFVGSLLWLTLIGRYTGYVFIPSMIVIFFHAGTAGVFGNITGGYKGALLAGFITSTVVAWGQYFCVNYFISNTIPDTALWAGDSDMFVLAPLIAALTRLLTF from the coding sequence ATGAGCGAGTTTCTGGGGGTATTGCGCTGGATCACGGTCAATATTTTTGGGGAAGCTTCTATTTTAATCGGCCTGATTGTTCTGCTGGGCCTGGTGTTACAAGGCAAACCGCTGGCGGACATTGTTTCTGGCACGTTGAAAGGCATTCTGGGGTTTCTGATCATCGGTGCCGGAGCGGGTATTATCGTCTCGGCCCTGTTGATCTTTCAGCCCATCTGGACAGAAGTGTTCGGCCTGAGCTCAATGAGTTTAACCAACATTATCGGCCAGGTGCATTTCACCGAACGCTATGGCAGTAGCGTCACCATTGCCATCGCGGGCGGTTTTGCGCTGAACCTGCTGCTGGCCCGGCTGACTTGCTTTAAATATATCTACCTGACCGGCCATATGATGTTCTGGACCACGATGATTTTTGCCGGCGTGATGGTCAACAGTAACCCGGCGATTTCCGGCCTGCAACTGACGCTGATGCTGACGGTGATTATGGGGCTCTACTGGACGTTGCAGCCTGCGCTGGTGCAGCCTTGGGTGCGTAAAATCACCGGCAACGATAACGTGGCATTAGGGCACACCTCGGCCTCTGTGGCTTTGCTGGGGGCGCTGTTTGGCCAGATTTTTGCTGCCAACAAAATCAGTTCTGAAGACATCAAGGTGCCGAAGAAACTCGGTTTCCTGCGGGATTCCAACGTGGTGACGGCGTTGACTATGTCGCTGTTGTTCTTCATCGGGACGTTTATTCTGCAAATCAAGGGCACGCCAAAGGCGGCTGAAATTCTGGTACAGTCTGGCGATCTGAGCTTCTACATTTATGCGTTAAAACAGTCACTGATGTTTACCGGTGGTATCGCCGTGGTGCTGCTTGGGGTACGGATGTTCATCGGTGAAATGGTGCCCGCGTTTAACGGTATCGGTTCACGCTTGGTGCCCGGCGCCAAACCAGCGCTTGACTGCCCCATCCTGTTTAACTTTGCCCCTAATGCGGTGGTGTTGGGCTTCGTGGGTGCCTTTGTCGGCTCACTGTTGTGGCTCACCCTGATAGGCCGCTATACCGGTTACGTGTTTATCCCCAGCATGATCGTGATTTTCTTCCACGCCGGTACGGCGGGGGTGTTTGGCAATATCACCGGTGGCTATAAAGGGGCGTTGCTGGCCGGGTTTATCACTTCCACCGTGGTAGCCTGGGGGCAGTATTTCTGCGTCAATTACTTCATCAGTAACACTATCCCTGACACCGCGCTGTGGGCCGGTGACAGCGATATGTTTGTTCTGGCCCCGTTGATTGCAGCGTTGACCAGGCTACTGACATTCTGA